The genome window GCCAGAAAATCTTTCACCACAACTGAGGAGTTCATGTGCCTAACAAAGTCTCGTGACAAGACAAAGTAGGCATTGCCGGAGAACATCTCAATACTGTGTGGTGGTGGGGTCTTTATCTGCTCTGTTCTCACGGGCAGTTTTTGATATTCAAAGTTGGCATCCCTCAGCTCATAGTGAAAACTGAACCTCTGTTTCTTAGACTGAGAGGGTCGGCTTGTCTCCAGCATATTATCTCCTTTCAACTTCTTAAGTTCTGACACCAGCTCGATATTGGACCTGAGGGGGAAATCTTGGCCACAGAGGTTGATGACATACTTCCACTTGACTTCTGACTGCAAaaggtcagacagacagttgaGATCAGCTTTCAGTCGACTGATGCTTGCATAGAAGACAGACTCTCGCTTGGAAGCGATGAAGACATTGGGTAAACAGCGAGCTAAACCCTCCATGGCTGAGATGAATTTAGCTGAAGACTTCTGATCATAGTGGATGCAGTAGATATTACTGGGTGAGTACAACGCTTTGATGAGTCTCTCTACCATCCATGCAGATTTATGAACAACCAGCGAATAAGCAACAGGAAAGTCATTCTCCTCCTCTGACATGCACACATCATCATAACCTCTGGACTTGATGAATAATGGGCAATTTAAGGTGAGGTTAGCCAGACTTTCATCCTTGTCCTCCACAATTTGTTTCCTTCTGATGATCAGCGACTTACCCACCTCCACTGGGTCCATGTCATATATAGCCGAACAGTTAATACTGTATTTGTGAAATGTCTGAATGTCATCTGAAGCTGCTGGCGGAGGTAAAGAGTTGGTGATGTAGCTGTATTTCACACTGACCAATAGCAGGACACACAGAGTCAGCAGTGACAGGAGTGAAGGAATGAACTGCTTTCTTCTGAGTCTCTGTAATAAGTACCTTGTTTTCATTCTGTAGTGAGAGAAACAGAATGAGAGGGAAATGAAACTCAGACTTATTGAGTGTAATAGGAACACCCAGAAAGTGAGAAAAAGACATGAGAACTGAAAACTGGTGTGTGATTTAGATTACAGCCTGTAATGTGATATAAATCATTTGCACTTTGTAACAGTACAAGGTAACAAGATGTGAAGAATAATGGGATAACAACATGGggactttttaatttttaatttaattttttaaataacggGTACCTATTCTGTCATAAAGGGGACAGTTTGATCTGCTGAGCAACAATCTGACAGGAAACTTAACAAAGGTTCCACGGTCTCAGCTCCTACTCACTTCACCAGCATAGGTCGATGGCGGACGCGCGTTCATGACCTGTCTGCAGCTCTCAAGGATGGCCATGCTCGTATCAGAATGGgtaattaaaatcaaatgtaatttCTCTTTAAGGGTagctaaagttttttttatacacagagagagatgtttgTGGTATAGGCATCAGGTCAGCTCAGTTTTAGAGCCAAGACATGCCCTCAGTATGAAAGTTGTAAAATGACTCATAAACTCttcatgtcacattttaaaCTAGACTCCCAAGTTTACATCATCTTATGCTTTTCTACTGTACTCCATGATAACAATGATTAGCATACTGCCTGTACCCTACCCAGTGTTGGTAAATAGTTTATGGTCATTCTGAAATAAATCACACCATATTGATAAAATGCTACAGACGTATTTCAGCTTTGTTGCTCAGTAGTACAATCCGTTGGCCTACCCATAATGACAGAATAGCTGAATAATTATTTTTCCACATTAATATCCACTTATTACCTAACTTAACATCTTGTGCTATTGTACCTACACGTAGCCTAGGTTGGCTACCTGTAGCCTGTACGGGTACATCGTTAGTGCAAAACAATTGGCCTATAGGCTACCCTACTGTAAATTAAGTGGGAAGAATTACGCTGTATGTTGGGGGGCGTTATCTAAAGCGTGACCCACTAAAAAATAGCCTACTGTGCAATtattaaacacacattcacCTTGTTCCATGGGCTGGTATCGGTTTGCTGAACGCCTTTCAAGCCGTGTCACAAAGTCACTCTCttaaagttgtaaaaaaaaaagaaaaaaggataaATTAAGATTTCATTCACCTGTTTCTGTGCTTAACTGATCAGACATTTAAGTAACATAATAATGAATCGTTTTCTGCATAGCAAAAAACTTGAGAAGCAACTTACCGATGTTAGGAGAAATAAAAGTGGAGTTTCGCCGCCCCATTCCACGTATGACATTCGACTGGACATCTAGTGACAGTATCAACCTGAACAAGCTCTCCATTAATCGCATTCCAGGGATGAATTTGCCACATGGTTATTCAAAGCACAAAAAGGGTCGAGAAGAAGCGTAGCCTAGAAAACGGTCTGAATGTCCCCCTGTGTTCTGTCCCCGTGGCGAGGAGAGGACAGCGCTGCGCTCTGGAGAAATAACGCGGAAAGAGGCTGGGTCTTAGGGTGGGACTAACTGCACT of Micropterus dolomieu isolate WLL.071019.BEF.003 ecotype Adirondacks linkage group LG13, ASM2129224v1, whole genome shotgun sequence contains these proteins:
- the LOC123981394 gene encoding beta-1,3-galactosyl-O-glycosyl-glycoprotein beta-1,6-N-acetylglucosaminyltransferase 4-like translates to MKTRYLLQRLRRKQFIPSLLSLLTLCVLLLVSVKYSYITNSLPPPAASDDIQTFHKYSINCSAIYDMDPVEVGKSLIIRRKQIVEDKDESLANLTLNCPLFIKSRGYDDVCMSEEENDFPVAYSLVVHKSAWMVERLIKALYSPSNIYCIHYDQKSSAKFISAMEGLARCLPNVFIASKRESVFYASISRLKADLNCLSDLLQSEVKWKYVINLCGQDFPLRSNIELVSELKKLKGDNMLETSRPSQSKKQRFSFHYELRDANFEYQKLPVRTEQIKTPPPHSIEMFSGNAYFVLSRDFVRHMNSSVVVKDFLAWSEDTYSPDEHFWATLVRLPGVPGAVPRSRPDISDLMSKTRLVKWHYLEENLYPPCTGQHIRSVCIFGAAEMRWLLNYGHWFANKFDPKVDPIIIQCLEEKLEQKQKLFQSVASYNCHKG